A single genomic interval of Noviherbaspirillum cavernae harbors:
- a CDS encoding proteasome-type protease: MTYCVAMRLDAGLVFLSDSRTNAGVDQVGTFRKMTVFENPGDRMMVLMTAGNLSISQSVRQIIAEQASSSGKSIWTASSMYEAARIVGEAVRTVHQRDAEELKKFGIDFNVNIIFGGQIKGERSRLFQIYAAGNFIESHNENTYFQIGEAKYGKPIIDRIVTPATPLNEAAKCALISMDSTLRSNISVGLPLDLLIYEADSLAVSRFVTIDEKNQYFQMIRTTWGQQLKSIFAGIADPVWNAAPDSAAIALSTTNANSHPMRIPPPADITVTDAHPAPLQTLTEQVGGMRQP, encoded by the coding sequence ATGACTTATTGTGTCGCCATGCGCCTTGATGCAGGGCTGGTTTTCCTGTCCGATTCACGGACCAACGCCGGCGTCGATCAAGTTGGCACCTTCCGCAAGATGACCGTCTTCGAGAATCCGGGCGATCGAATGATGGTGCTGATGACTGCGGGAAATCTTTCCATTTCACAATCGGTTCGCCAGATCATTGCGGAACAAGCAAGCAGCAGCGGCAAAAGCATCTGGACCGCATCCTCGATGTACGAAGCCGCGCGGATCGTGGGCGAAGCGGTGCGCACGGTTCATCAGCGCGATGCCGAGGAACTGAAAAAATTCGGCATCGATTTCAACGTCAACATCATTTTCGGCGGCCAGATCAAGGGCGAACGCAGCCGGCTGTTCCAGATCTACGCAGCCGGCAACTTCATCGAATCGCACAACGAAAACACCTACTTCCAGATCGGCGAGGCGAAGTATGGAAAACCGATCATCGACCGCATCGTCACGCCCGCAACACCGTTGAACGAAGCCGCCAAATGCGCGCTGATCTCGATGGATTCGACGCTACGCTCCAACATTTCGGTCGGGCTGCCGCTCGATCTGCTGATCTACGAAGCCGACTCGCTGGCTGTCAGCCGTTTTGTCACCATCGACGAAAAGAACCAGTACTTCCAGATGATTCGCACGACTTGGGGCCAGCAGTTGAAAAGCATCTTCGCAGGCATCGCCGATCCGGTATGGAACGCCGCGCCGGATTCCGCCGCGATCGCCTTGTCGACCACCAATGCGAACAGCCATCCGATGCGCATACCGCCGCCGGCCGACATCACGGTCACCGATGCGCATCCGGCACCGCTGCAGACATTGACGGAACAAGTCGGCGGGATGCGTCAGCCATGA
- a CDS encoding transglutaminase family protein: MQLSIRHETVYRYTAPLSYTIQQLRVSPRIEPQQHVLSWRIATVGNQHQFIDAFDNVSHMLTITGLHDEVRIAAEGVVEVSALDRGRLAGKEIFSPLVFTVPTRLTVPSRAVHEFAARHLHHDTRSHALLTLAEAIRDNVAYQSGATEVTTTASDALHLGQGVCQDHAHLFLACCHAHNIPVRYVSGYIDPGDTSHAASHAWVDVWVEESDFSGWVSIDVTHARYADESHCRLAIGRDYDSAAPVRGVRHGGGTESLSVNVQVSSSQAMS, from the coding sequence GTATATCGCTACACCGCGCCATTGAGCTACACCATTCAGCAGCTGCGCGTGTCGCCGCGCATCGAGCCGCAACAGCACGTATTGTCATGGCGCATTGCCACCGTCGGCAATCAGCATCAATTCATTGATGCGTTCGACAACGTCAGTCATATGCTGACAATCACGGGCCTGCATGACGAAGTGCGCATCGCGGCGGAAGGGGTGGTCGAGGTTAGCGCACTGGATCGCGGACGATTGGCGGGAAAGGAAATCTTTTCTCCGCTCGTCTTCACCGTGCCGACCAGACTGACCGTGCCAAGTCGTGCGGTGCACGAATTCGCCGCCAGACACTTGCATCACGATACGCGCAGCCACGCGTTATTGACGCTGGCCGAGGCAATCCGCGACAACGTCGCGTATCAAAGCGGCGCGACCGAAGTCACCACGACGGCCAGCGACGCGCTGCACCTGGGTCAGGGAGTCTGCCAGGATCATGCGCATCTGTTCCTCGCCTGCTGTCATGCGCACAACATCCCGGTGCGCTACGTTTCCGGCTATATCGATCCCGGCGACACCTCGCATGCGGCGAGCCACGCATGGGTCGATGTCTGGGTCGAAGAATCGGATTTTTCGGGATGGGTCAGCATCGATGTAACCCACGCACGCTACGCGGACGAGTCGCATTGCCGGCTTGCCATCGGACGCGACTACGATTCCGCGGCACCGGTGCGCGGTGTGCGCCATGGCGGCGGCACGGAATCCCTGAGCGTCAACGTGCAGGTATCCTCATCTCAGGCAATGAGTTGA